From Meiothermus sp., a single genomic window includes:
- a CDS encoding MDR family oxidoreductase, producing the protein MYVVAMQTFKALVVESGDPYTARIRQASRDELPQGDVLVRVAYSSLNYKDSLAITGAGKVIRSFPMVPGIDLAGTVLESTSPDYKPGDPVILTGWGVGERHWGGLAELARVRAEWLVPLPEGLTLQQAMGIGTAGFTAMLAVMALEAHQLDKTKEVLVTGAAGGVGSLATAILARLGYRVVASTGRPSEEAYLKGLGAAEILDRSVLTALSKPLESERFGGAVDTVGGAVLAGVLPRMAYGGSVAACGNAGGVKLETTVFPFILRGVNLLGIDSVMCPKEKRLVAWQRLARDLPKSLLEAAMQTVGLEEVPGLAQAILQGQVRGRVVVQLS; encoded by the coding sequence GTGTATGTTGTTGCCATGCAGACCTTCAAGGCGCTGGTAGTGGAGTCGGGCGACCCCTATACCGCCCGGATTCGGCAGGCCTCGCGCGATGAACTGCCCCAGGGCGATGTGCTGGTGCGGGTGGCCTACAGCAGTCTCAACTACAAGGACAGCCTGGCCATTACGGGTGCGGGCAAGGTTATCCGCAGTTTCCCGATGGTTCCAGGGATTGATCTGGCCGGTACGGTACTGGAGTCGACCTCGCCGGATTACAAGCCGGGTGATCCGGTAATTTTGACCGGCTGGGGCGTGGGTGAGCGGCACTGGGGCGGGCTGGCCGAGCTGGCTCGAGTGCGCGCCGAGTGGCTGGTGCCCCTGCCCGAAGGGCTCACCTTGCAACAAGCCATGGGCATCGGTACAGCAGGCTTTACCGCCATGCTGGCGGTGATGGCCCTCGAGGCCCACCAGCTAGACAAAACCAAAGAGGTGCTCGTCACCGGTGCAGCCGGCGGGGTGGGCAGTCTGGCCACCGCCATTCTGGCCCGCTTGGGCTACCGGGTGGTGGCGTCTACCGGCCGCCCCAGCGAAGAAGCCTATCTGAAGGGGTTGGGCGCAGCCGAAATTCTGGATCGGAGCGTGCTCACTGCACTGTCCAAGCCGCTGGAGTCCGAGCGCTTTGGCGGGGCGGTGGACACCGTGGGCGGCGCGGTGCTGGCCGGGGTTTTGCCGCGCATGGCCTATGGCGGCAGCGTGGCGGCCTGCGGCAACGCGGGCGGGGTGAAGCTCGAGACCACCGTCTTCCCCTTCATCCTGCGGGGCGTGAATCTCCTGGGCATCGATTCGGTGATGTGCCCCAAGGAAAAACGGCTTGTGGCCTGGCAACGCCTGGCCCGCGACCTGCCCAAGTCCCTCTTGGAAGCGGCCATGCAGACCGTTGGGCTGGAGGAA